A single region of the Plantactinospora soyae genome encodes:
- the argC gene encoding N-acetyl-gamma-glutamyl-phosphate reductase, whose product MGIRVAVAGASGYAGGELLRLIVGHPEFDLVAATAHSQAGLPVAAVHPQLVGLDLVLGRTDPAVLADADLVFLALPHGESAALAATLPDGVRVVDLGADHRLTDAAAWGRYYGGEHAGAWTYGLPELPGQRALLAGATRVAATGCYAVATTLALAPLLAAGAAEPDDVVVVAASGTSGAGRSAKPHLLGSEVMGDLSPYKVGAHQHVPEIKQATGATGLSFTPVLAPMPRGILATVTALPVDGVPADPRAVLAQAYADAPFVHVLPEGVWPHTAATLGGNSCHLQATVDVDSGRLIVVSAIDNLGKGAAGQAVQCANLMLGLPETTGLSVHGIAP is encoded by the coding sequence ATGGGAATTCGAGTGGCGGTCGCTGGAGCCAGCGGCTACGCGGGCGGTGAACTGCTCCGGCTGATCGTCGGGCACCCCGAGTTCGACCTCGTCGCGGCGACGGCACACAGCCAGGCGGGTCTGCCGGTTGCCGCCGTACATCCGCAGCTCGTCGGCCTTGACCTGGTGCTCGGCCGGACCGACCCGGCGGTGCTGGCCGACGCGGACCTGGTTTTCCTGGCCCTGCCGCACGGCGAGTCGGCGGCCCTGGCCGCGACCCTGCCGGACGGGGTCCGAGTGGTGGACCTCGGTGCGGACCACCGGTTGACCGACGCCGCCGCCTGGGGCCGCTACTACGGCGGGGAGCACGCCGGCGCCTGGACCTACGGCCTGCCGGAACTGCCCGGCCAGCGGGCGCTGCTGGCCGGTGCGACCCGGGTGGCCGCGACCGGCTGCTACGCGGTGGCCACCACGCTCGCCCTGGCCCCGCTGCTCGCGGCCGGAGCCGCCGAGCCCGACGATGTCGTGGTGGTCGCCGCCTCCGGCACCTCCGGAGCCGGCCGGTCGGCCAAGCCGCACCTGCTCGGCAGCGAGGTGATGGGCGACCTGTCGCCGTACAAGGTCGGCGCCCACCAGCACGTGCCGGAGATCAAGCAGGCGACCGGCGCCACCGGGCTGTCGTTCACCCCGGTGCTGGCCCCGATGCCCCGGGGCATCCTGGCCACCGTCACCGCGCTGCCCGTCGACGGCGTACCGGCCGACCCGCGAGCGGTGCTCGCCCAGGCGTACGCGGACGCGCCGTTCGTGCACGTCCTGCCGGAGGGCGTCTGGCCGCACACCGCCGCCACGCTCGGCGGCAACTCCTGCCACCTGCAGGCGACGGTCGACGTCGACTCGGGCCGGCTGATCGTGGTCAGCGCCATCGACAACCTGGGCAAGGGCGCCGCCGGCCAGGCGGTGCAGTGCGCGAACCTGATGCTCGGCCTGCCGGAGACGACCGGACTGTCCGTGCACGGGATCGCACCGTGA
- the argJ gene encoding bifunctional glutamate N-acetyltransferase/amino-acid acetyltransferase ArgJ, giving the protein MSVTAPRGFRASGVAAGLKSSGARDVALVVNDGPDASAAGVFTANRVKAAPVLWSQQVLRAGLVRAVVLNSGGANACTGAPGFQDTHATAEHAASALAGSADDGPAAGTAAGAGLSTIGAGEVAICSTGLIGERLPMDRLLPGVTAAVAGLTADGGPAAAEAIMTTDTRPKTTVVAGTGWTVGGMAKGSGMLAPALATMLSVVTTDAIAGPAVLDEALRAACRVSFERVDSDGCLSTNDTVLLLASGASGIAPTQAELTAAVTEACRDLARQLIADAEGASKEVAIEVVGAADSDDAVLVGRAVARNNLVKTALFGNDPNWGRILAAVGTTTAAFEPDRIDVAVNGVWVCRSGAAAEDRSKVDLTGRQVTIRIDLHAGPDEATIWTNDLSHAYVHENSAYST; this is encoded by the coding sequence ATGAGTGTCACCGCGCCCAGGGGCTTCCGGGCTTCCGGGGTCGCCGCCGGGCTCAAGTCCAGCGGCGCCCGGGACGTCGCGCTGGTGGTCAACGACGGACCGGACGCCTCGGCGGCCGGGGTCTTCACCGCGAACCGGGTCAAGGCCGCGCCCGTGCTCTGGAGCCAGCAGGTGCTCCGGGCTGGTCTGGTCCGCGCCGTGGTGCTCAACTCCGGCGGCGCGAACGCCTGCACCGGCGCCCCCGGCTTCCAGGACACCCACGCCACCGCCGAGCACGCCGCGTCCGCGCTGGCCGGCTCCGCCGACGACGGACCGGCTGCCGGGACCGCTGCCGGAGCCGGTCTGTCGACGATCGGCGCCGGTGAGGTGGCGATCTGCTCCACCGGCCTGATCGGCGAGCGGCTGCCGATGGACCGGCTGCTCCCCGGGGTGACCGCGGCGGTGGCCGGGCTGACCGCCGACGGCGGCCCGGCGGCGGCCGAGGCGATCATGACCACCGACACCAGGCCGAAGACGACCGTGGTCGCCGGCACCGGCTGGACGGTCGGTGGAATGGCCAAGGGTTCCGGCATGCTCGCGCCCGCGCTCGCCACCATGCTCAGCGTGGTCACCACCGACGCGATCGCCGGACCGGCCGTACTCGACGAGGCGCTCCGAGCGGCCTGCCGGGTCAGCTTCGAGCGGGTCGACTCGGACGGCTGCCTCTCCACCAACGACACGGTGCTGCTGCTGGCCAGCGGCGCGTCCGGGATCGCGCCGACCCAGGCCGAGCTGACCGCCGCCGTCACCGAGGCCTGCCGGGACCTGGCCCGGCAACTGATCGCCGACGCGGAGGGGGCCAGCAAGGAGGTCGCCATCGAGGTGGTCGGGGCCGCCGACTCCGACGACGCGGTCCTGGTGGGCCGCGCGGTGGCCCGCAACAACCTGGTCAAGACCGCACTGTTCGGCAACGACCCGAACTGGGGCCGGATCCTCGCCGCGGTCGGCACCACGACCGCGGCCTTCGAACCGGACCGGATCGACGTGGCCGTCAACGGCGTCTGGGTCTGCCGGTCCGGGGCGGCGGCCGAGGACCGGTCCAAGGTGGACCTCACCGGCCGCCAGGTGACCATCCGGATCGACCTGCACGCCGGCCCGGACGAGGCCACCATCTGGACCAACGACCTGTCGCACGCCTACGTGCACGAGAATTCGGCGTACTCCACATGA
- the argB gene encoding acetylglutamate kinase: MMLTRDLTEAQRKAATLIEALPWLARFSGSTVVVKYGGNAMTDPDLQRAFAADMVFLRYAGLRPVVVHGGGPQISAMLRRLGIASEFKGGLRVTTPEAMDVVRMVLVGQVGRELVGLINEHGPYAVGLSGEDARLFTAVRRPAYVNGEPVDIGQVGDVDEVNVSAVADLISAGRIPVISTVAPDVDGVLHNLNADTAAAALAIALRARKLVVLTDVPGLYADWPDTGSLVSQVSTEQLAELLPRLESGMVPKMEACLRAVRGGVPAAHVVDGRVAHSTLLEVFTSEGFGTMVVPELGAVTA; the protein is encoded by the coding sequence ATGATGCTGACCCGCGACCTGACCGAGGCGCAGCGGAAGGCGGCCACCCTCATCGAGGCGCTGCCGTGGCTGGCCCGTTTCTCCGGCTCCACCGTGGTGGTGAAGTACGGCGGCAACGCGATGACCGATCCGGACCTGCAACGCGCCTTCGCCGCCGACATGGTGTTCCTGCGTTACGCCGGGCTGAGGCCGGTCGTCGTGCACGGCGGCGGTCCACAGATCTCGGCGATGCTGCGCCGGCTCGGCATCGCCAGCGAGTTCAAGGGCGGGCTGCGGGTGACCACGCCCGAGGCGATGGACGTGGTCCGGATGGTGCTGGTCGGCCAGGTCGGCCGGGAACTCGTCGGCCTGATCAACGAACACGGTCCGTACGCGGTGGGGCTCTCCGGCGAGGACGCCCGGCTGTTCACGGCGGTGCGCCGGCCCGCGTACGTCAATGGTGAACCGGTCGACATCGGGCAGGTCGGTGACGTGGACGAGGTGAACGTCTCCGCGGTCGCCGACCTGATCTCGGCCGGCCGGATTCCGGTGATCTCCACCGTGGCGCCGGACGTCGACGGGGTGCTGCACAACCTCAACGCCGACACCGCCGCCGCCGCGCTGGCCATCGCACTGCGGGCCCGCAAGCTGGTGGTGCTCACCGACGTACCCGGCCTCTACGCCGACTGGCCGGACACCGGGAGCCTGGTCTCGCAGGTCAGCACCGAGCAACTCGCCGAGCTGCTGCCCAGGCTCGAGTCCGGGATGGTGCCGAAGATGGAGGCCTGCCTGCGCGCGGTACGCGGCGGCGTGCCGGCGGCGCACGTGGTCGACGGACGGGTCGCGCACTCGACCCTGCTGGAAGTTTTCACGTCGGAAGGATTCGGCACGATGGTGGTTCCCGAGCTCGGGGCGGTGACGGCGTGA
- the argF gene encoding ornithine carbamoyltransferase produces MPRHFLRDDDLSPAEQSAVLDLAARMKSDRFALRPLAGPRAVAVLFDKPSLRTRLSFDVGIAELGGHPIVVDTQLTHFGRGESLVDAARVLSRYVCAIVLRTFGDDRIAELAEGADVPVVNGLTDGFHPCQLLADLLTIREHCGGTAGRSLGYVGDAANNMAHSYLLAGATAGMHVRVAGPAGHDPSPAVVERAAQIAAGTGGSVQVLRDPVAAVAGVDVVATDTWTSMGQEDDGRDRLTAFQPYQVNKALLAGARPDAVVLHCLPAHRGEEITDEVLDGPQSVVFDQAENRLHAQKALLGWLIEQPASESVRS; encoded by the coding sequence ATGCCCCGGCATTTCCTTCGGGACGACGACCTCAGCCCCGCCGAGCAGTCGGCGGTGCTCGATCTCGCGGCCCGGATGAAGTCCGACCGCTTCGCCCTCCGCCCGCTCGCCGGGCCACGGGCGGTCGCGGTGCTCTTCGACAAGCCGAGCCTGCGTACCCGGCTCTCCTTCGACGTCGGCATCGCCGAACTGGGCGGCCACCCGATCGTGGTGGACACCCAACTGACGCACTTCGGCCGGGGCGAGTCGCTGGTCGACGCCGCCCGGGTGCTGTCCCGCTACGTCTGCGCCATCGTGCTGCGTACCTTCGGCGACGACCGGATCGCCGAGTTGGCCGAGGGTGCGGACGTGCCGGTGGTGAACGGGCTGACCGACGGCTTCCACCCCTGTCAGCTCCTGGCCGACCTGCTGACCATCCGGGAGCACTGCGGCGGCACCGCCGGGCGGTCCCTGGGGTACGTCGGCGACGCGGCCAACAACATGGCGCACTCGTACCTGCTGGCCGGGGCGACCGCCGGAATGCACGTCCGGGTCGCCGGCCCGGCCGGGCACGATCCGTCCCCGGCGGTGGTCGAGCGGGCCGCGCAGATCGCCGCCGGGACCGGTGGCTCGGTCCAGGTACTGCGGGATCCGGTGGCGGCGGTGGCCGGCGTCGACGTGGTCGCGACCGACACCTGGACCTCGATGGGGCAGGAGGACGACGGCCGGGACCGGCTCACAGCGTTCCAGCCCTACCAGGTCAACAAAGCGCTGCTGGCCGGCGCGCGACCGGACGCCGTCGTGCTGCACTGCCTGCCGGCGCACCGGGGCGAGGAGATCACCGACGAGGTGCTGGACGGTCCGCAGAGCGTCGTCTTCGACCAGGCGGAGAACCGGCTGCACGCGCAGAAGGCCCTGCTCGGCTGGCTGATCGAACAGCCGGCCAGCGAATCGGTCAGGTCATGA
- a CDS encoding arginine repressor, whose translation MTGPLTRAVRHGRIVDLIRDREIRSQTELADLLAEGGLQVTQATLSRDLDELGAVKVRGGDGPAVYLIPEDGKRPLRDAEQAPARLLRLLRELLNGVDSSGNIAVLRTPPGAAQYLASALDRAGLPEVVGTIAGDDTILVVAREATGGAALGEKLSSWAAREEHAEGSTTP comes from the coding sequence GTGACCGGGCCGCTGACCCGTGCGGTGCGGCACGGCCGGATCGTCGACCTGATCCGGGACCGGGAGATCCGTTCGCAGACCGAACTGGCCGACCTGCTCGCCGAGGGCGGCCTACAGGTCACCCAGGCCACGCTCTCCCGCGACCTGGACGAACTGGGTGCGGTCAAGGTACGCGGCGGGGACGGACCGGCCGTGTATCTCATTCCGGAGGACGGCAAGCGACCGTTGCGGGACGCTGAACAGGCGCCCGCCCGGCTGCTCCGGTTGCTTCGTGAACTGCTCAACGGGGTCGACTCCAGCGGCAACATCGCCGTGCTGCGTACCCCACCCGGTGCCGCCCAGTACCTGGCCAGCGCGCTGGACCGGGCGGGGCTGCCGGAGGTCGTCGGCACCATCGCCGGCGACGACACCATTCTCGTCGTGGCCCGCGAGGCCACCGGCGGTGCGGCGCTGGGGGAGAAGCTCTCCTCCTGGGCCGCCCGGGAAGAACATGCTGAAGGGAGCACCACACCATGA
- a CDS encoding argininosuccinate synthase, with the protein MTERVVLAYSGGLDTSVAIPYLAEQTGAEVIAVAIDVGQGGEDLAAIRQRALDCGAAESEVIDAREEFAADYCVPAMRANALYMDRYPLVSALSRPLIVKHLVAAAKRYNGTIVSHGCTGKGNDQVRFEAGLGALAPQLKVIAPARDFAWTRDKAIAYAEEKGLPIDVTHKSPYSIDQNLWGRAVETGFLEDIWNAPIEDVYAYTANPAEQRDPDHVVITFDAGVPVAIDGETVTPYQAIVELNRRAGAQGVGRLDMVEDRLVGIKSREVYEAPGAIALITAHQELENVTVERDVARFKKGVDQRWGELVYDGLWFSPLRNALDAFIDDTQRHVSGEVRLALHGGRATVTGRRSEASLYDFGLATYDTGDTFDQSLAKGFVQLWGLPSKLASARDARLGGSEQ; encoded by the coding sequence ATGACTGAGCGGGTCGTACTGGCGTACTCCGGGGGACTGGACACCTCGGTCGCCATTCCATATCTGGCCGAGCAGACCGGTGCCGAGGTGATCGCGGTGGCGATCGACGTCGGGCAGGGCGGCGAGGACCTGGCCGCGATCCGCCAGCGGGCGCTGGACTGCGGTGCCGCCGAATCCGAGGTGATCGACGCGCGCGAGGAGTTCGCCGCCGACTACTGCGTACCGGCGATGCGGGCCAACGCGCTCTACATGGACCGCTATCCGCTGGTCTCGGCGCTGTCCCGGCCCTTGATCGTCAAGCACCTGGTCGCGGCGGCGAAGAGGTACAACGGCACGATCGTTTCGCACGGCTGCACCGGCAAGGGCAACGACCAGGTGCGGTTCGAGGCCGGCCTCGGCGCCCTCGCCCCGCAGCTGAAGGTGATCGCGCCGGCCCGGGACTTCGCCTGGACCCGGGACAAGGCGATCGCGTACGCCGAGGAGAAGGGGCTGCCGATCGACGTCACGCACAAGTCGCCGTACTCGATCGACCAGAACCTGTGGGGCCGGGCCGTGGAGACCGGCTTCCTGGAGGACATCTGGAACGCCCCGATCGAGGACGTCTACGCGTACACGGCGAACCCGGCGGAGCAGCGCGACCCGGACCACGTGGTGATCACCTTCGACGCCGGGGTACCGGTGGCGATCGACGGCGAGACCGTCACCCCGTACCAGGCGATCGTGGAACTCAACCGGCGGGCCGGCGCCCAGGGCGTGGGCCGGCTCGACATGGTCGAGGACCGGCTGGTCGGCATCAAGAGCCGCGAGGTGTACGAGGCACCGGGCGCGATCGCCCTGATCACCGCCCACCAGGAGCTGGAGAACGTCACCGTGGAGCGGGACGTGGCCCGGTTCAAGAAGGGCGTCGACCAGCGCTGGGGCGAGCTGGTCTACGACGGGCTCTGGTTCTCGCCGCTGCGGAACGCGCTGGACGCGTTCATCGACGACACCCAACGGCACGTCTCCGGCGAGGTCCGGCTGGCCCTGCACGGCGGCCGCGCGACGGTCACCGGTCGGCGCTCCGAGGCCAGCCTCTACGACTTCGGCCTGGCCACCTACGACACCGGGGACACCTTCGACCAGTCCCTGGCCAAGGGCTTCGTGCAGTTGTGGGGCCTGCCGAGCAAGCTCGCGTCGGCCCGGGACGCCCGGCTGGGCGGCTCCGAGCAGTGA
- the argH gene encoding argininosuccinate lyase, whose amino-acid sequence MVGVDDKSLTENSAGTNRTSLWGGRFAGGPAEALARLSVSVQFDWRLAPYDLAGSRAHARVLASAGLLDPDELGRMLAALDDLEAAVLTGTFRPTVEDEDVHTALERGLLERLGTLGGKLRAGRSRNDQVATDLRLYLRDHARGLSARIVGLADALVEQAARNIDTPAPGMTHVQHAQPVSFGHWLLAHVQPLLRDLERLRDWDHRAAVSPLGAGALAGSGLPLDPVAVSKELGFRTSFANSMDAVGDRDFVAEFLFVTALLGVHLSRLGEEVVMWTSQEFGWVELDDSFATGSSIMPQKKNADIAELARGKSGRLIGGLVTVLTMLKGLPLAYDRDMQEDKEPVFDAMDTLDLVLPALAGMISTMTVRVDRLAAAAPVGFSLATEVADWLVRRGVPFREAHEVTGRLVALCVARECELHEVSDEDLGLVSEHLDPSVRNVLSVRSALAARTTPGSTGPGPVADQLASATDQLDGWREWATEQVVPR is encoded by the coding sequence ATGGTCGGCGTGGACGACAAGAGCTTGACCGAGAACAGCGCCGGAACCAACCGTACGAGTCTGTGGGGCGGCCGGTTCGCCGGTGGTCCGGCGGAGGCGTTGGCACGGTTGTCGGTCAGCGTCCAGTTCGACTGGCGGCTCGCCCCGTACGACCTGGCCGGCTCCCGGGCGCACGCCCGGGTGCTGGCCTCGGCCGGCCTGCTCGACCCGGACGAGCTGGGCCGGATGCTGGCCGCCCTGGACGATCTGGAGGCGGCGGTGCTGACCGGCACCTTCCGGCCCACCGTCGAGGACGAGGACGTGCACACCGCGCTGGAGCGTGGCCTGCTGGAACGCCTCGGTACGCTCGGCGGCAAGCTGCGCGCCGGCCGGTCCCGCAACGACCAGGTCGCCACCGACCTGCGGCTCTACCTGCGTGATCACGCGCGGGGGCTTTCCGCCCGGATCGTCGGGCTGGCCGACGCGCTGGTCGAGCAGGCGGCCCGGAACATCGACACGCCGGCTCCGGGGATGACCCACGTGCAGCACGCCCAGCCGGTCAGCTTCGGGCACTGGCTGCTGGCGCACGTACAGCCGCTGCTGCGGGACCTGGAGCGACTGCGCGACTGGGACCACCGGGCCGCGGTGAGCCCGCTCGGCGCGGGGGCGCTGGCCGGTTCGGGCCTGCCGCTGGATCCGGTGGCGGTCTCCAAGGAGCTGGGCTTCCGGACGTCGTTCGCGAACTCGATGGACGCGGTCGGCGACCGTGACTTCGTGGCCGAGTTCCTCTTCGTCACCGCGCTGCTCGGGGTGCACCTGTCCCGGCTCGGCGAGGAGGTGGTGATGTGGACCTCGCAGGAGTTCGGTTGGGTGGAGCTGGACGACTCGTTCGCCACCGGATCGTCGATCATGCCGCAGAAGAAGAACGCGGACATCGCCGAGCTGGCCCGGGGCAAGTCGGGTCGGCTGATCGGCGGGCTGGTCACCGTGCTGACCATGCTCAAGGGCCTGCCGCTGGCGTACGACCGGGACATGCAGGAGGACAAGGAACCCGTCTTCGACGCGATGGACACCCTGGACCTGGTGCTGCCGGCGCTGGCCGGGATGATTTCCACGATGACGGTCCGGGTCGACCGGCTCGCCGCGGCGGCGCCGGTGGGCTTCTCGCTGGCCACCGAGGTCGCCGACTGGCTGGTCCGGCGGGGTGTGCCGTTCCGGGAGGCGCACGAGGTGACCGGTCGGCTGGTGGCGCTCTGCGTCGCCCGGGAGTGCGAACTCCACGAGGTCTCCGACGAGGACCTGGGGCTGGTCAGTGAGCACCTCGACCCGAGCGTCCGGAACGTGCTCTCGGTCCGTTCCGCGCTGGCCGCCCGGACCACTCCCGGCTCGACCGGGCCCGGCCCGGTCGCCGACCAGCTCGCGTCCGCCACGGATCAACTCGACGGCTGGCGGGAGTGGGCCACCGAGCAGGTGGTGCCGCGTTGA
- a CDS encoding GNAT family N-acetyltransferase has protein sequence MSRRLELVLRPVTVAEVPAVLELWLRAAENADRPDDSARAVEALLDRDPDALISAWSGPDLVGTVVAGWDGWRCHLYRLAVAPEHRRQGIAGSLVAAAEDRCRRLGGIRVDAMVLDDNETAHRAWRSAGYRRQAEWSRWIKPMPVD, from the coding sequence TTGAGTCGCCGTCTTGAGCTGGTCCTGCGGCCGGTGACGGTCGCGGAGGTACCGGCCGTGTTGGAGTTGTGGCTGCGGGCCGCCGAGAACGCCGATCGCCCGGACGACTCCGCCCGGGCGGTCGAGGCGCTGCTCGACCGCGATCCGGACGCGCTGATCTCCGCCTGGTCCGGTCCGGACCTGGTCGGCACGGTCGTCGCGGGTTGGGACGGCTGGCGCTGTCACCTCTACCGGCTGGCCGTGGCGCCGGAGCATCGTCGCCAGGGCATCGCCGGATCCCTGGTCGCGGCCGCCGAGGACCGGTGCCGGCGCCTCGGCGGCATCCGGGTCGACGCGATGGTCCTCGACGACAACGAGACCGCCCACCGGGCCTGGCGCTCCGCGGGTTACCGGCGGCAGGCCGAGTGGTCCCGCTGGATCAAGCCGATGCCGGTGGACTGA
- a CDS encoding epoxide hydrolase family protein has product MTFSPFRIEISDAVLDDLLLRLRRTRFTSRSGDQPWRTGADPDYLRDLVAYWADGFDWRSREAELNAYPQYLTEIDGRRLHFLRIPGKRPAGTPAPPPLLLSHGWPSSFVEMLPLADRLTDPGRYGGDPADAFDVVVPSLPGFLYSDAPDGPVTREAMARTLHLLMTEVLGHQRYGAFGGDIGGVVTGWLGARYPGHVTGIHLIHPPFPASFDARPLAPAEQAFLDAEQRYDETDAGYSAIMGTRPDTIAAALVDSPAGLAGWMLDKYRDWSDCSGDLESRFDRDTLLTIVTLYWATGAIGSSFRQYVDFAHNRPRPDITVPAAFTLSAEPAMVGFPRELAERACTDIREWNLPGVGGHFMPLEEPDLLSGELRRFFGSVGTHDRRGGVGTH; this is encoded by the coding sequence ATGACGTTTTCCCCGTTCCGCATCGAGATTTCCGACGCGGTCCTCGACGATCTGCTTCTTCGGCTGCGTCGTACCCGGTTCACTAGCCGCAGCGGCGACCAGCCGTGGCGGACCGGCGCCGACCCCGACTACCTGCGCGACCTGGTGGCCTACTGGGCCGACGGGTTCGACTGGCGGTCGCGGGAGGCCGAACTCAACGCCTATCCGCAGTACCTCACCGAGATCGACGGTCGACGGCTGCACTTCCTGCGGATCCCCGGAAAGCGGCCGGCCGGTACGCCGGCGCCACCGCCGCTGCTGCTCAGCCACGGCTGGCCGAGCAGCTTCGTCGAGATGCTGCCGCTGGCCGACCGGCTGACCGATCCCGGCCGGTACGGCGGCGACCCCGCCGACGCCTTCGACGTGGTGGTGCCGTCCCTGCCGGGCTTCCTCTACTCGGACGCGCCGGACGGGCCGGTCACCCGGGAGGCCATGGCCCGGACGCTGCACCTGCTGATGACCGAGGTGCTGGGTCACCAGCGGTACGGCGCGTTCGGTGGCGACATCGGCGGTGTCGTCACCGGCTGGCTCGGGGCGCGGTATCCCGGTCACGTCACCGGGATCCATCTGATCCATCCGCCCTTTCCGGCCAGCTTCGACGCGCGCCCGCTGGCCCCGGCCGAGCAGGCGTTCCTCGACGCCGAGCAGCGCTACGACGAGACCGACGCCGGGTACAGCGCGATCATGGGTACCCGCCCGGACACCATCGCCGCCGCCCTGGTCGACTCGCCGGCCGGCCTCGCCGGATGGATGCTGGACAAGTACCGGGACTGGAGCGACTGTTCCGGTGACCTGGAGAGCCGGTTCGACCGGGACACGCTGCTCACGATCGTCACGCTGTACTGGGCGACCGGGGCGATCGGCTCGTCGTTCCGGCAGTACGTCGATTTCGCGCACAACCGGCCCCGGCCCGACATCACCGTGCCGGCGGCGTTCACGCTCAGCGCCGAGCCCGCGATGGTCGGTTTCCCGCGTGAGCTGGCCGAGCGGGCCTGCACCGACATCCGGGAGTGGAACCTGCCCGGCGTCGGCGGGCACTTCATGCCGCTGGAGGAGCCGGACCTGTTGAGCGGGGAACTGCGCCGCTTCTTCGGTTCGGTCGGGACGCATGACCGACGCGGTGGAGTCGGGACGCACTGA
- a CDS encoding MarR family winged helix-turn-helix transcriptional regulator: MVTDKHYAALDQVLELAVLINDDMTRSLAQDGLTVSRTHLLWELRRRGPVTQRDLADALKVSARTVTGLVDGLEATGFVSRQPHPTDRRATLVTFTERGVRTVEEMERGQQEFARLLFGEMTQERLDCFSGALDEILTRLRAASQTYDPRGGDQ; encoded by the coding sequence ATGGTTACCGACAAACACTATGCGGCGCTCGACCAGGTACTCGAACTCGCCGTGCTGATCAACGACGACATGACCCGGAGCCTGGCCCAGGACGGCCTGACCGTCTCGCGTACCCACCTGCTCTGGGAACTGCGCCGTCGCGGACCGGTCACCCAGCGGGATCTCGCCGACGCGTTGAAGGTCAGCGCCCGCACCGTCACCGGACTCGTCGACGGGCTGGAGGCGACCGGATTCGTGAGCCGCCAGCCGCATCCGACCGACCGGAGGGCGACGCTCGTCACGTTCACCGAGCGGGGTGTGCGGACGGTCGAGGAGATGGAACGCGGCCAGCAGGAGTTCGCCCGGCTCCTCTTCGGCGAGATGACGCAGGAGCGGCTCGACTGCTTCAGCGGGGCGCTCGACGAGATCCTGACCCGGCTGCGTGCGGCCAGCCAGACGTACGACCCTCGGGGAGGCGACCAGTGA
- a CDS encoding SDR family NAD(P)-dependent oxidoreductase: MAANLLGHYRLSQAVVASMRANGWGRIAHLSSGLVEDGPPGASAYVTPKAGLHGLTRTMSRELAPAGILTNLVMAGVVVGDRQLPEAMLQQVSAAAATGRTTEAVEVANLVVFLCSTANGHITGELIRADGHFLTPA; this comes from the coding sequence CTGGCCGCCAACCTGCTCGGCCACTACCGGCTCTCCCAGGCCGTGGTGGCCTCGATGCGGGCGAACGGGTGGGGCCGGATCGCGCACCTGTCGAGCGGGCTGGTCGAGGACGGCCCGCCCGGCGCCTCCGCCTATGTGACGCCGAAGGCCGGACTGCACGGGCTGACAAGGACGATGTCGCGGGAACTGGCCCCCGCCGGCATCCTGACCAATCTGGTGATGGCCGGAGTCGTGGTCGGCGACCGACAGCTTCCGGAGGCGATGCTCCAGCAGGTCTCGGCGGCCGCCGCCACCGGGCGGACCACCGAGGCGGTCGAGGTCGCCAACCTCGTCGTCTTTCTCTGCTCGACGGCGAACGGACACATCACCGGCGAACTGATCCGGGCGGACGGGCACTTCCTGACCCCGGCCTGA
- a CDS encoding MarR family winged helix-turn-helix transcriptional regulator, whose protein sequence is MPTITRTTQRMEAAGLLARTPDESDRRVVRIGLTDRGRALRDELPDLLDQAAGRALDGLTEAERAQLVTLLRRVAENLHAAAPEDCPGRP, encoded by the coding sequence GTGCCGACCATCACCCGGACAACCCAGCGGATGGAGGCCGCCGGCCTGCTCGCCCGTACCCCTGACGAGAGTGACCGCCGGGTCGTCCGGATCGGGCTGACCGATCGGGGTCGGGCGCTGCGTGACGAGCTTCCCGACCTCCTCGACCAGGCCGCCGGGCGGGCGTTGGACGGGCTGACCGAGGCGGAGCGGGCCCAGTTGGTCACCCTGCTGCGCCGGGTGGCGGAGAACCTGCACGCAGCGGCGCCGGAGGACTGCCCCGGCCGGCCCTGA